One genomic segment of Pongo pygmaeus isolate AG05252 chromosome 19, NHGRI_mPonPyg2-v2.0_pri, whole genome shotgun sequence includes these proteins:
- the TMEM95 gene encoding sperm-egg fusion protein TMEM95 isoform X4 has translation MGSAIVLLFWNTLEPPGKGCRAFLGPAGAAPPHPPVVLMWRLALGGVFLAAAQACVFCRLPAHDLSGRLARLCSQMEAGQKECGASPDFSAFALEIKEAVSSLPSYWSWLRKTKLPEYTREALPLLSPAGGSTTLYNCSTCKGTEVSCWPRKRCFPGSQDLWEAKILLLSIFGAVLLLGVLSLLVESHHLQAKSGL, from the exons ATGGGCAGTGCCATTGTTCTATTGTTCTGGAACACTCTAGAACCTCCAGGCAAGGGCTGCAGAGCATTCCTCGGCCCAGCTGGGGCAGCGCCGCCCCATCCCCCAGTGGTCCTCATGTGGAGGCTGGCACTAGGCGGGGTTTTCCTGGCAGCCGCCCAGGCTTGTGTCTTCTGTCGCCTCCCAGCCCACGATTTGTCAGGCCGCCTGGCTCGGCTCTGCAGCCAGATGGAGGCCGGGCAGAAGGAATGTGGGGCCTCCCCGGACTTCTCGGCCTTTGCCTTAG AGATCAAAGAGGCTGTCTCCTCACTCCCTTCATATTGGAGTTGGCTTCGAAAGACCAAGCTCCCTGAGTACACCAGGGAAG CGTTGCCTCTGCTGTCTCCTGCAGGGGGCAGCACCACGCTGTACAACTGCTCCACCTGCAAGGGGACGGAGGTGTCCTGCTGGCCCCGAAAGCGCTGCTTCCCAG GAAGTCAGgatctttgggaagccaagattcTGCTCCTCTCCATCTTCGGAGCTGTCCTGCTTCTGGGTGTTCTGAGCCTCCTGGTGGA GTCCCACCACCTCCAAGCAAAAAGTGGCTTGTGA
- the TMEM95 gene encoding sperm-egg fusion protein TMEM95 isoform X1, whose amino-acid sequence MGSAIVLLFWNTLEPPGKGCRAFLGPAGAAPPHPPVVLMWRLALGGVFLAAAQACVFCRLPAHDLSGRLARLCSQMEAGQKECGASPDFSAFALDEVSVNKVTEKTHRVLRVMEIKEAVSSLPSYWSWLRKTKLPEYTREALCPPACPLPLLSPAGGSTTLYNCSTCKGTEVSCWPRKRCFPGSQDLWEAKILLLSIFGAVLLLGVLSLLVESHHLQAKSGL is encoded by the exons ATGGGCAGTGCCATTGTTCTATTGTTCTGGAACACTCTAGAACCTCCAGGCAAGGGCTGCAGAGCATTCCTCGGCCCAGCTGGGGCAGCGCCGCCCCATCCCCCAGTGGTCCTCATGTGGAGGCTGGCACTAGGCGGGGTTTTCCTGGCAGCCGCCCAGGCTTGTGTCTTCTGTCGCCTCCCAGCCCACGATTTGTCAGGCCGCCTGGCTCGGCTCTGCAGCCAGATGGAGGCCGGGCAGAAGGAATGTGGGGCCTCCCCGGACTTCTCGGCCTTTGCCTTAG ATGAGGTGTCCGTGAACAAAGTCACAGAGAAGACTCACAGAGTCCTGAGGGTCATGG AGATCAAAGAGGCTGTCTCCTCACTCCCTTCATATTGGAGTTGGCTTCGAAAGACCAAGCTCCCTGAGTACACCAGGGAAG CTCTCTGTCCCCCCGCCTGCC CGTTGCCTCTGCTGTCTCCTGCAGGGGGCAGCACCACGCTGTACAACTGCTCCACCTGCAAGGGGACGGAGGTGTCCTGCTGGCCCCGAAAGCGCTGCTTCCCAG GAAGTCAGgatctttgggaagccaagattcTGCTCCTCTCCATCTTCGGAGCTGTCCTGCTTCTGGGTGTTCTGAGCCTCCTGGTGGA GTCCCACCACCTCCAAGCAAAAAGTGGCTTGTGA
- the ACAP1 gene encoding arf-GAP with coiled-coil, ANK repeat and PH domain-containing protein 1 isoform X1 produces MTVKLDFEECLKDSPRFRASIELVEAEVSELETRLEKLLKLGTGLLESGRHYLAASRAFVVGICDLARLGPPEPMMAECLEKFTVSLNHKLDSHAELLDATQHTLQQQIQTLVKEGLRGFREARRDFWRGAESLEAALNHNAEVPRRRAQEAEEAGAALRTARAGYRGRALDYALQINVIEDKRKFDIMEFVLRLVEAQATHFQQGHEELSRLSQYRKELGAQLHQLVLNSAREKRDMEQRHVLLKQKELGGEEPEPSLREGAGGLVMEGHLFKRASNAFKTWSRRWFTIQSNQLVYQKKYKDPVTVVVDDLRLCTVKLCPDAERRFCFEVVSTSKSCLLQADSERLLQLWVSAVQSSIASAFSQARLDDSPRGPGQGSGHLAIGSAATLGCGGMARGREPGGVGHVVAQVQSVDGNAQCCDCREPAPEWASINLGVTLCIQCSGIHRSLGVHFSKVRSLTLDSWEPELVKLMCELGNVVINQIYEARVEAMAVKKPGPSCSRQEKEAWIHAKYVEKKFLTKLPEIRGRRGGRGPPRGQPPVPPKPSIRPRPGSLRSKPEPPSEDLGSLHPGALLFRASGHPPSLPTMADALAHGADVNWVNGGQDNATPLIQATAANSLLACEFLLQNGANVNQADSAGRGPLHHATILGHTGLACLFLKRGADLGARDSEGRDPLTIAMETANADIVTLLRLAKMREAEAAQGQAGDETYLDIFRDFSLMASDDPEKLSRRSHDLHTL; encoded by the exons ATGACGGTCAAGCTGGATTTCGAGGAGTGTCTCAAGGACTCACCCCGTTTCCG AGCCTCTATTGAGCTGGTGGAAGCCGAAGTGTCAGAACTGGAGACCCGTCTGGAAAAG CTCCTGAAACTGGGCACTGGTCTCCTGGAAAGCGGGCGTCATTACCTTGCTGCCAGCCGCGCCTTCGTTGTTGGCATTTGTGACCTGGCCCGCCTGGGTCCACCAGAGCCCATGATGGCG GAGTGTCTGGAAAAATTCACCGTGAGCCTGAACCACAAGCTGGACAGCCATGCG GAGCTTCTAGATGCCACCCAACACACACTGCAGCAGCAGATCCAGACCCTGGTCAAGGA AGGTCTGCGGGGTTTCCGAGAGGCTCGCCGGGATTTCTGGCGGGGGGCTGAGAGCCTGGAGGCTGCCCTGAACCACAACGCAGAGGTTCCCAGGCGCcgggcccaggaggcagaagaggCAGGAGCTGCTTTGAGGACGGCTCGAGCTGGGTACCGGGGACGGGCACTGGATTATGCCCTGCAG ATCAATGTGATTGAGGACAAGAGGAAGTTTGACATCATGGAGTTT GTGCTGCGTTTGGTGGAGGCCCAGGCTACCCATTTCCAGCAGGGCCATGAGGAGCTGAGCCGGCTGTCCCAGTATCGAAAGGAGCTGGGCGCCCAG TTGCaccagctggtcttgaattcagcACGAGAGAAGAGGGACATGGAGCAGAGACACGTGCTGCTGAAACAGAAG GAGCTGGGTGGGGAGGAGCCAGAACCAAGCTTAAGAGAGGGGGCTGGTGGCCTGGTGATGGAAGGACATCTCTTCAAACGGGCCAGCAATGCATTTAAGACCTGGAGCAG ACGCTGGTTCACCATTCAGAGCAACCAACTGGTTTACCAGAAGAAGTACAAG GACCCTGTGACTGTGGTGGTGGATGACCTTCGTCTCTGCACAGTGAAACTCTGCCCTGACGCAGAAAGGCGGTTCTGCTTTGAGGTGGTGTCCACCAGCAA GTCCTGCCTCCTCCAGGCTGACTCAGAGCGCCTCCTGCAGCTGTGGGTCAGTGCTGTGCAGAGCAGCATTGCTTCTGCCTTCAGTCAGGCTCGCCTTGATGACAGCCCCCGGGGTCCAGGCCAG GGCTCGGGACACCTGGCCATAGGCTCTGCTGCCACCCTGGGCTGTGGTGGAATGGCTAGGGGAAGGGAGCCTGGGGGAGTCGGGCACGTAGTGGCCCAGGTCCAGAGTGTGGATGGCAATGCCCAGTGCTGCGACTGCCGGGAGCCAGCCCCGGAGTGGGCCAGCATCAACCTTGGTGTCACCCTCTGCATTCAGTGTTCCGGCATCCACAG GAGTCTTGGTGTTCACTTCTCCAAAGTCCGGTCTCTGACCCTTGACTCATGGGAGCCAGAACTAGTGAAG CTCATGTGCGAGCTGGGAAACGTCGTCATCAACCAGATCTACGAGGCCCGCGTGGAGGCAATGGCAGTGAAGAAACCAGGGCCCAGCTGCTCCCG GCAGGAGAAGGAGGCCTGGATTCATGCTAAATACGTGGAGAAGAAGTTCCTGACCAAGCTGCCTGAGATTCGAGGGCGAAGAGGTGGCCGGGGGCCCCCAAGGGGGCAGCCTCCTGTGCCCCCAAAACCTTCCATCAGGCCCCGGCCAGGAAGCTTGAGATCCAAGCCAG AGCCCCCCTCTGAGGACCTGGGAAGCCTGCACCCTGGGGCCCTACTCTTTCGAGCGTCTGGGCATCCTCCATCTCTTCCCACCATGGCCGACGCGCTTGCCCATGGAGCTGATGTCAACTGGGTCAATGGGGGCCAAGATAATGCCACACCGCTGATCCAGGCCACAGCTGCT aattctcttctggcctgtgaGTTTCTCCTCCAGAACGGGGCGAACGTGAACCAAGCGGACAGTGCGGGCCGGGGCCCGCTGCACCACGCAACCATTCTTGGCCACACGGG GCTCGCCTGCCTGTTCCTGAAACGGGGAGCTGATCTGGGAGCTCGAGACTCTGAAGGCAGGGACCCTCTGACCATCGCCATGGAAACAGCCAACGCTGACATCGTCACTCT GCTACGACTGGCAAAGATGAGGGAGGCTGAAGCGGCCCAGGGGCAGGCAG gaGATGAGACGTATCTTGACATCTTCCGCGACTTCTCCCTCATGGCGTCAGACGACCCGGAGAAGCTGAGCCGGCGCAGTCATGACCTCCACACGCTGTGA
- the TMEM95 gene encoding sperm-egg fusion protein TMEM95 isoform X2: MGSAIVLLFWNTLEPPGKGCRAFLGPAGAAPPHPPVVLMWRLALGGVFLAAAQACVFCRLPAHDLSGRLARLCSQMEAGQKECGASPDFSAFALDEVSVNKVTEKTHRVLRVMEIKEAVSSLPSYWSWLRKTKLPEYTREALPLLSPAGGSTTLYNCSTCKGTEVSCWPRKRCFPGSQDLWEAKILLLSIFGAVLLLGVLSLLVESHHLQAKSGL; the protein is encoded by the exons ATGGGCAGTGCCATTGTTCTATTGTTCTGGAACACTCTAGAACCTCCAGGCAAGGGCTGCAGAGCATTCCTCGGCCCAGCTGGGGCAGCGCCGCCCCATCCCCCAGTGGTCCTCATGTGGAGGCTGGCACTAGGCGGGGTTTTCCTGGCAGCCGCCCAGGCTTGTGTCTTCTGTCGCCTCCCAGCCCACGATTTGTCAGGCCGCCTGGCTCGGCTCTGCAGCCAGATGGAGGCCGGGCAGAAGGAATGTGGGGCCTCCCCGGACTTCTCGGCCTTTGCCTTAG ATGAGGTGTCCGTGAACAAAGTCACAGAGAAGACTCACAGAGTCCTGAGGGTCATGG AGATCAAAGAGGCTGTCTCCTCACTCCCTTCATATTGGAGTTGGCTTCGAAAGACCAAGCTCCCTGAGTACACCAGGGAAG CGTTGCCTCTGCTGTCTCCTGCAGGGGGCAGCACCACGCTGTACAACTGCTCCACCTGCAAGGGGACGGAGGTGTCCTGCTGGCCCCGAAAGCGCTGCTTCCCAG GAAGTCAGgatctttgggaagccaagattcTGCTCCTCTCCATCTTCGGAGCTGTCCTGCTTCTGGGTGTTCTGAGCCTCCTGGTGGA GTCCCACCACCTCCAAGCAAAAAGTGGCTTGTGA
- the ACAP1 gene encoding arf-GAP with coiled-coil, ANK repeat and PH domain-containing protein 1 isoform X2 encodes MMAECLEKFTVSLNHKLDSHAELLDATQHTLQQQIQTLVKEGLRGFREARRDFWRGAESLEAALNHNAEVPRRRAQEAEEAGAALRTARAGYRGRALDYALQINVIEDKRKFDIMEFVLRLVEAQATHFQQGHEELSRLSQYRKELGAQLHQLVLNSAREKRDMEQRHVLLKQKELGGEEPEPSLREGAGGLVMEGHLFKRASNAFKTWSRRWFTIQSNQLVYQKKYKDPVTVVVDDLRLCTVKLCPDAERRFCFEVVSTSKSCLLQADSERLLQLWVSAVQSSIASAFSQARLDDSPRGPGQGSGHLAIGSAATLGCGGMARGREPGGVGHVVAQVQSVDGNAQCCDCREPAPEWASINLGVTLCIQCSGIHRSLGVHFSKVRSLTLDSWEPELVKLMCELGNVVINQIYEARVEAMAVKKPGPSCSRQEKEAWIHAKYVEKKFLTKLPEIRGRRGGRGPPRGQPPVPPKPSIRPRPGSLRSKPEPPSEDLGSLHPGALLFRASGHPPSLPTMADALAHGADVNWVNGGQDNATPLIQATAANSLLACEFLLQNGANVNQADSAGRGPLHHATILGHTGLACLFLKRGADLGARDSEGRDPLTIAMETANADIVTLLRLAKMREAEAAQGQAGDETYLDIFRDFSLMASDDPEKLSRRSHDLHTL; translated from the exons ATGATGGCG GAGTGTCTGGAAAAATTCACCGTGAGCCTGAACCACAAGCTGGACAGCCATGCG GAGCTTCTAGATGCCACCCAACACACACTGCAGCAGCAGATCCAGACCCTGGTCAAGGA AGGTCTGCGGGGTTTCCGAGAGGCTCGCCGGGATTTCTGGCGGGGGGCTGAGAGCCTGGAGGCTGCCCTGAACCACAACGCAGAGGTTCCCAGGCGCcgggcccaggaggcagaagaggCAGGAGCTGCTTTGAGGACGGCTCGAGCTGGGTACCGGGGACGGGCACTGGATTATGCCCTGCAG ATCAATGTGATTGAGGACAAGAGGAAGTTTGACATCATGGAGTTT GTGCTGCGTTTGGTGGAGGCCCAGGCTACCCATTTCCAGCAGGGCCATGAGGAGCTGAGCCGGCTGTCCCAGTATCGAAAGGAGCTGGGCGCCCAG TTGCaccagctggtcttgaattcagcACGAGAGAAGAGGGACATGGAGCAGAGACACGTGCTGCTGAAACAGAAG GAGCTGGGTGGGGAGGAGCCAGAACCAAGCTTAAGAGAGGGGGCTGGTGGCCTGGTGATGGAAGGACATCTCTTCAAACGGGCCAGCAATGCATTTAAGACCTGGAGCAG ACGCTGGTTCACCATTCAGAGCAACCAACTGGTTTACCAGAAGAAGTACAAG GACCCTGTGACTGTGGTGGTGGATGACCTTCGTCTCTGCACAGTGAAACTCTGCCCTGACGCAGAAAGGCGGTTCTGCTTTGAGGTGGTGTCCACCAGCAA GTCCTGCCTCCTCCAGGCTGACTCAGAGCGCCTCCTGCAGCTGTGGGTCAGTGCTGTGCAGAGCAGCATTGCTTCTGCCTTCAGTCAGGCTCGCCTTGATGACAGCCCCCGGGGTCCAGGCCAG GGCTCGGGACACCTGGCCATAGGCTCTGCTGCCACCCTGGGCTGTGGTGGAATGGCTAGGGGAAGGGAGCCTGGGGGAGTCGGGCACGTAGTGGCCCAGGTCCAGAGTGTGGATGGCAATGCCCAGTGCTGCGACTGCCGGGAGCCAGCCCCGGAGTGGGCCAGCATCAACCTTGGTGTCACCCTCTGCATTCAGTGTTCCGGCATCCACAG GAGTCTTGGTGTTCACTTCTCCAAAGTCCGGTCTCTGACCCTTGACTCATGGGAGCCAGAACTAGTGAAG CTCATGTGCGAGCTGGGAAACGTCGTCATCAACCAGATCTACGAGGCCCGCGTGGAGGCAATGGCAGTGAAGAAACCAGGGCCCAGCTGCTCCCG GCAGGAGAAGGAGGCCTGGATTCATGCTAAATACGTGGAGAAGAAGTTCCTGACCAAGCTGCCTGAGATTCGAGGGCGAAGAGGTGGCCGGGGGCCCCCAAGGGGGCAGCCTCCTGTGCCCCCAAAACCTTCCATCAGGCCCCGGCCAGGAAGCTTGAGATCCAAGCCAG AGCCCCCCTCTGAGGACCTGGGAAGCCTGCACCCTGGGGCCCTACTCTTTCGAGCGTCTGGGCATCCTCCATCTCTTCCCACCATGGCCGACGCGCTTGCCCATGGAGCTGATGTCAACTGGGTCAATGGGGGCCAAGATAATGCCACACCGCTGATCCAGGCCACAGCTGCT aattctcttctggcctgtgaGTTTCTCCTCCAGAACGGGGCGAACGTGAACCAAGCGGACAGTGCGGGCCGGGGCCCGCTGCACCACGCAACCATTCTTGGCCACACGGG GCTCGCCTGCCTGTTCCTGAAACGGGGAGCTGATCTGGGAGCTCGAGACTCTGAAGGCAGGGACCCTCTGACCATCGCCATGGAAACAGCCAACGCTGACATCGTCACTCT GCTACGACTGGCAAAGATGAGGGAGGCTGAAGCGGCCCAGGGGCAGGCAG gaGATGAGACGTATCTTGACATCTTCCGCGACTTCTCCCTCATGGCGTCAGACGACCCGGAGAAGCTGAGCCGGCGCAGTCATGACCTCCACACGCTGTGA
- the KCTD11 gene encoding BTB/POZ domain-containing protein KCTD11 gives MLGAMFRAGTPMPPNLNPQGGGHYFIDRDGKAFRHILNFLRLGRLDLPRGYGETALLRAEADFYQIRPLLDALRELEASRGTPAPTAALLHADVDVSPRLVHFSARRGPHHYELSSVQVDTFRANLFCTDSECLGALRARFGVASGDRAEGSPHFHLEWAPRPVELPEVEYGRLGLQPLWTGGPGERREVVGTPSFLEEVLRVALEHGFRLDSVFPDPEDLLNSRSLRFVRH, from the coding sequence ATGCTGGGGGCCATGTTTAGGGCCGGCACCCCCATGCCCCCCAACCTCAATCCCCAAGGAGGCGGCCACTACTTCATCGACCGGGATGGCAAGGCCTTCCGGCACATCCTCAATTTCCTGAGGCTGGGCCGCCTGGACCTGCCCCGCGGGTACGGAGAGACAGCGCTGCTCAGGGCAGAGGCTGACTTCTACCAGATCCGGCCCCTCCTGGACGCGCTGCGGGAACTGGAGGCCTCTCGGGGGACccctgcacccacagctgccctgCTCCACGCAGATGTAGATGTGAGCCCCCGCCTGGTGCACTTCTCTGCTCGCCGGGGACCCCATCACTATGAGCTGAGCTCCGTCCAGGTGGACACCTTCCGAGCCAACCTCTTCTGCACCGACTCTGAGTGTCTAGGTGCTTTGCGGGCCAGATTTGGTGTGGCCAGTGGGGATAGGGCAGAGGGGAGCCCACACTTTCATCTGGAGTGGGCCCCCCGCCCCGTGGAACTCCCCGAGGTGGagtatgggagactggggctgcAGCCGCTGTGGACTGGGGGGCCAGGAGAGCGGCGGGAGGTGGTGGGCACCccaagcttcctggaggaggtgctgCGGGTGGCTCTCGAGCACGGCTTCCGCCTAGACTCTGTCTTCCCCGACCCCGAAGACCTGCTCAACTCCCGGTCTCTGCGCTTTGTCCGGCACTGA
- the TMEM95 gene encoding sperm-egg fusion protein TMEM95 isoform X3 has product MGSAIVLLFWNTLEPPGKGCRAFLGPAGAAPPHPPVVLMWRLALGGVFLAAAQACVFCRLPAHDLSGRLARLCSQMEAGQKECGASPDFSAFALDEVSVNKVTEKTHRVLRVMEIKEAVSSLPSYWSWLRKTKLPEYTREALCPPACRGSTTLYNCSTCKGTEVSCWPRKRCFPGSQDLWEAKILLLSIFGAVLLLGVLSLLVESHHLQAKSGL; this is encoded by the exons ATGGGCAGTGCCATTGTTCTATTGTTCTGGAACACTCTAGAACCTCCAGGCAAGGGCTGCAGAGCATTCCTCGGCCCAGCTGGGGCAGCGCCGCCCCATCCCCCAGTGGTCCTCATGTGGAGGCTGGCACTAGGCGGGGTTTTCCTGGCAGCCGCCCAGGCTTGTGTCTTCTGTCGCCTCCCAGCCCACGATTTGTCAGGCCGCCTGGCTCGGCTCTGCAGCCAGATGGAGGCCGGGCAGAAGGAATGTGGGGCCTCCCCGGACTTCTCGGCCTTTGCCTTAG ATGAGGTGTCCGTGAACAAAGTCACAGAGAAGACTCACAGAGTCCTGAGGGTCATGG AGATCAAAGAGGCTGTCTCCTCACTCCCTTCATATTGGAGTTGGCTTCGAAAGACCAAGCTCCCTGAGTACACCAGGGAAG CTCTCTGTCCCCCCGCCTGCC GGGGCAGCACCACGCTGTACAACTGCTCCACCTGCAAGGGGACGGAGGTGTCCTGCTGGCCCCGAAAGCGCTGCTTCCCAG GAAGTCAGgatctttgggaagccaagattcTGCTCCTCTCCATCTTCGGAGCTGTCCTGCTTCTGGGTGTTCTGAGCCTCCTGGTGGA GTCCCACCACCTCCAAGCAAAAAGTGGCTTGTGA